One Tamlana carrageenivorans genomic region harbors:
- the lpxA gene encoding acyl-ACP--UDP-N-acetylglucosamine O-acyltransferase, producing the protein MNQPLAYVHPGAKIAKNVVIEPFATIHNNVVIGEGTWIGSNVIIMEGARIGKNCNIFPGAVISAVPQDLKYNDEDTTVEIGNNVTIRECVTINRGTTDRMKTVVGDNCLIMAYCHIAHDCIVGNNCIFSNNSTLAGHITVGNYVVLAGMTAVHQFVSIGNHAFVTGGSLVRKDVPPFVKAAREPLSYVGINSVGLRRRGFSTEKIREVQDIYRILYQKNYNNTQAAEIIEAEMEATPERDEILQFIKNSHRGIMKGYFKSN; encoded by the coding sequence ATGAATCAACCGTTAGCATATGTGCACCCTGGTGCCAAAATTGCAAAAAACGTTGTAATAGAACCCTTCGCAACCATTCATAATAATGTTGTTATTGGTGAAGGCACCTGGATAGGTAGTAATGTTATCATTATGGAAGGTGCTCGAATCGGTAAAAATTGTAATATTTTTCCAGGAGCTGTTATCTCAGCTGTACCTCAGGATCTAAAATATAATGATGAAGATACGACCGTTGAAATAGGTAATAATGTAACCATTAGAGAATGTGTTACCATCAATAGAGGAACAACAGATCGTATGAAAACTGTTGTGGGTGACAATTGTTTAATTATGGCTTACTGTCATATAGCGCACGACTGTATCGTTGGTAATAATTGTATTTTTTCAAACAACAGTACCCTTGCTGGACATATTACTGTTGGCAATTATGTTGTTTTAGCAGGAATGACAGCCGTTCATCAATTTGTATCTATTGGTAATCACGCTTTTGTAACAGGAGGATCTTTAGTTAGAAAAGATGTTCCGCCTTTTGTAAAGGCTGCTCGTGAACCTTTGTCTTATGTTGGTATTAACTCGGTTGGACTAAGACGTAGAGGTTTTTCAACAGAAAAAATTAGAGAAGTTCAGGATATCTATAGAATTCTCTACCAGAAAAATTATAACAATACTCAAGCTGCTGAAATTATTGAAGCAGAAATGGAGGCAACTCCAGAACGCGATGAAATATTACAATTCATTAAAAACTCACATCGCGGAATCATGAAAGGATATTTTAAATCAAATTAA